One part of the Nitrospiraceae bacterium genome encodes these proteins:
- a CDS encoding class I fructose-bisphosphate aldolase produces MTDRVQEILSWYSSDNAGTKTNIARLLRSGRLTGTGKLVILPVDQGFEHGPARSFAPNPPGYNPHYHFQLAIDAGCNAYAAPLGFLEAGAAEFAGRIPLILKLNNHDVLHDDKDPLPSVTGSVGEALRLGCSVVGFTIYPGSAHCNAMYEQLRAIAEEAKASGLAVVVWSYPRGSALSKEGETAMDVVAYAAQIAAQLGAHFIKVKLPTAHLEQAAAKKVYETTQIPIKTLAERVEHVVQSVFDGRRIVIFSGGAKSEDRRSERVRGGSRHPCRWRVWFHHRAKLVPAA; encoded by the coding sequence ATGACTGATCGAGTTCAAGAAATTCTGAGTTGGTATAGCAGCGACAATGCAGGGACCAAAACCAACATCGCGCGTCTACTGAGGTCAGGCAGGCTGACTGGGACCGGGAAACTGGTCATTTTGCCGGTGGATCAAGGGTTTGAGCATGGCCCGGCGAGAAGTTTTGCGCCAAACCCGCCGGGCTATAATCCGCACTATCATTTTCAATTGGCGATCGATGCCGGATGCAATGCCTACGCCGCGCCGCTCGGATTTCTTGAGGCCGGGGCGGCGGAGTTTGCAGGACGGATTCCCCTGATTCTCAAGCTGAACAACCATGACGTCCTTCACGACGACAAGGATCCGTTGCCGTCGGTTACCGGAAGCGTAGGCGAGGCGCTCAGGCTCGGCTGTTCGGTCGTGGGGTTCACGATCTATCCAGGCTCAGCTCATTGCAATGCCATGTATGAGCAGTTGCGAGCCATCGCCGAAGAGGCCAAAGCCAGCGGGCTGGCCGTGGTCGTGTGGTCGTATCCACGCGGTTCGGCATTGAGCAAGGAAGGGGAGACAGCGATGGATGTGGTTGCCTATGCCGCGCAGATTGCCGCTCAACTGGGTGCCCATTTCATCAAGGTGAAGCTTCCTACGGCACATCTTGAACAGGCCGCGGCGAAAAAAGTGTATGAGACGACGCAAATCCCGATCAAAACCCTCGCGGAGCGGGTCGAGCATGTGGTCCAAAGCGTCTTCGACGGGCGGCGGATTGTCATCTTCTCCGGAGGGGCGAAGAGCGAAGATCGAAGATCAGAACGTGTTCGAGGAGGCTCGCGCCATCCGTGCCGGTGGAGGGTTTGGTTCCATCATCGGGCGAAACTCGTTCCAGCGGCCTAA
- the ispD gene encoding 2-C-methyl-D-erythritol 4-phosphate cytidylyltransferase has protein sequence MDRRVVAIVPAAGRGLRMGGSVPKQFLSLGGEPLVVHSLRILQTASRVDEIILAVPSADLDYATNDLVKQHGFSKVMKVVAGGSKRQDSVRHALGHVTEETEIVLVHDAVRPFLTVQMVHEVIAMADKHGAAIIAIPVRDTVKQVDSNHVIQRTVDRCPLWLAQTPQAFRRQWLQEAHGKAHAKGIHATDDAYLVEWLGHSVMVVEGSGENIKVTRPEDMVIGEAILASRTVVRQAS, from the coding sequence GTGGATAGGCGAGTTGTCGCGATTGTTCCGGCTGCAGGCCGAGGACTGCGGATGGGTGGCTCGGTCCCGAAGCAGTTTCTTTCCCTGGGCGGCGAACCACTTGTCGTCCACTCCTTGCGAATTCTTCAAACAGCCAGCCGCGTCGACGAGATTATCCTTGCTGTTCCTTCGGCGGACCTTGACTACGCCACCAATGATTTGGTGAAGCAGCACGGGTTCTCCAAGGTCATGAAGGTGGTTGCCGGTGGAAGTAAACGCCAGGATTCTGTCCGGCATGCGCTCGGGCATGTGACGGAGGAGACGGAAATTGTACTGGTGCACGATGCGGTCCGGCCTTTTCTTACCGTGCAAATGGTCCACGAGGTCATCGCAATGGCCGATAAACACGGAGCCGCGATCATCGCCATCCCGGTGCGCGACACAGTCAAGCAGGTTGATTCGAATCACGTGATCCAGCGTACTGTTGACCGCTGTCCTCTCTGGCTGGCTCAGACACCGCAGGCATTCAGACGACAGTGGCTCCAAGAGGCCCATGGGAAAGCTCATGCCAAAGGGATCCACGCGACTGACGATGCATACCTCGTCGAATGGCTCGGGCATTCGGTCATGGTCGTAGAAGGAAGCGGAGAGAATATTAAAGTGACCAGGCCGGAAGACATGGTAATCGGGGAAGCGATTCTGGCTTCTCGAACAGTAGTGCGACAAGCGAGCTGA
- a CDS encoding PIN domain-containing protein translates to MVSRAIFVLLSALAGMALFLKADGASSSYWLYGFGIGAATGGLIVAGEYTLRNLSFGIIVGGTAGLAVGLLLTGLVEWVGGEIFDVQTFLFHIGGLVFLLGLPYLGLVLGARFGKEKFPSSPQKFFEVNGSAGCPKVLDTSVIIDGRVADLCETGFLEGIFLVPHFILDELQHIADSSDSLKRARGRRGLDILNKIQKMADVDVRIVEEDFPQVKEVDAKLVVLAKQMHAKIITNDLNLNKVAELQGVRVLNINELCNALRPVVLPGEAIRVFVLKEGKEAGQGVAYLDDGTMIVVDNARRCIGRNVDVVVTSVLQTTAGRMIFTRLKEDTEREELQVARG, encoded by the coding sequence ATGGTATCGCGAGCCATATTCGTCCTTCTCAGTGCATTGGCCGGCATGGCGCTCTTTCTCAAAGCTGACGGTGCGAGCTCGTCCTATTGGCTGTATGGTTTTGGGATCGGAGCGGCGACTGGAGGGTTGATCGTTGCCGGCGAATACACGTTGCGTAACCTTTCATTCGGCATCATCGTGGGTGGGACAGCAGGGTTGGCGGTGGGGCTGCTTTTAACCGGTCTGGTCGAGTGGGTTGGAGGCGAAATCTTTGACGTTCAAACGTTCCTGTTCCATATCGGAGGGCTCGTCTTTCTTCTCGGTCTACCCTACCTGGGACTGGTTCTAGGCGCACGGTTCGGAAAAGAGAAGTTTCCGAGTTCCCCACAGAAGTTTTTTGAGGTGAACGGATCAGCAGGCTGCCCGAAGGTGCTCGATACCAGCGTCATCATCGACGGGCGTGTGGCGGATTTGTGCGAAACCGGATTTCTCGAAGGTATTTTCCTTGTGCCGCATTTCATCCTGGACGAGCTTCAACACATCGCCGATTCATCCGATTCGTTGAAGCGGGCGCGAGGACGACGAGGACTTGATATCCTCAACAAGATTCAGAAGATGGCGGATGTGGATGTTCGAATCGTCGAAGAAGATTTCCCACAGGTGAAGGAAGTGGACGCGAAACTGGTCGTGTTGGCGAAACAGATGCACGCCAAGATCATCACAAACGATCTTAATTTGAACAAGGTCGCCGAATTGCAGGGGGTGCGAGTCTTGAACATCAACGAACTCTGTAATGCGCTCCGGCCGGTTGTGCTCCCTGGTGAGGCAATCCGCGTCTTTGTGCTGAAAGAAGGCAAGGAAGCCGGGCAGGGCGTGGCCTATTTGGATGACGGAACGATGATCGTTGTCGATAACGCACGGCGCTGTATCGGACGAAACGTCGACGTCGTGGTGACCAGCGTGTTACAAACCACGGCCGGTCGAATGATCTTTACCCGTCTGAAGGAAGACACCGAGCGAGAGGAGCTGCAAGTCGCCCGTGGATAG
- a CDS encoding phosphomannomutase/phosphoglucomutase, with the protein MGLFREYDLRGIVGEELTEEMAERIGRGYCTYVKDRGIKTISVGRDGRLSSPGLHKALVRGLLEGGINVIDIGICPSPLVYFSLFMLPVDGGIMITGSHNAAEYNGFKVCVGKEAIHGEEIQTFRQVVETGQYVSGAGRLSEHPIIPDYLAYIKKSFDGLKADRLHVVIDCGNGAAALVAKQSLELLGCRVTGLHCDLDGRFPNHHPDPTVLENLEDLVRAVKGHKADVGIGYDGDADRIGAIDEQGQVLWGDRLMVIYSRDILATKPGSTIISEVKASQSLYDDIAKHGGRPVMWKTGHSLIKSKMKSERAVLAGEMSGHMFFADRYFGYDDAIYASCRLVEILAKVKRPLSTLVSDLPRTSVTPEIRVDTPDAVKFDLVKQVQQRFADYWRNRQVLGPTKLMLRDVVTIDGVRAVFDEGWGLIRASNTQPALVLRFEATSAQHLEAIRAVVEGELTMAKRALGH; encoded by the coding sequence ATGGGTCTCTTTCGAGAATACGATCTCCGCGGCATTGTCGGCGAGGAATTGACCGAAGAGATGGCCGAACGAATCGGCCGAGGATATTGCACCTATGTGAAAGATCGAGGGATCAAAACCATTTCGGTCGGACGAGACGGTCGGCTCAGCTCACCGGGATTGCACAAAGCCTTGGTCCGAGGACTGCTTGAAGGCGGGATCAACGTTATCGATATCGGAATTTGTCCATCTCCGCTGGTGTATTTTTCATTGTTTATGCTTCCGGTCGACGGCGGCATCATGATCACCGGAAGCCACAATGCGGCCGAGTACAACGGGTTTAAAGTCTGTGTGGGGAAGGAAGCCATTCATGGCGAGGAGATTCAAACGTTCCGACAGGTCGTCGAGACGGGACAATATGTTTCGGGGGCGGGACGTCTCTCAGAACATCCAATTATTCCGGACTATCTTGCCTACATTAAGAAGAGTTTTGACGGGCTGAAAGCCGACCGGCTTCATGTGGTCATCGACTGCGGGAATGGTGCCGCCGCGTTGGTCGCGAAACAATCACTGGAACTTTTGGGGTGCCGAGTCACAGGGCTCCATTGCGACCTGGATGGCCGCTTCCCGAACCATCATCCCGATCCGACCGTGCTGGAGAATCTTGAGGACCTTGTGCGTGCGGTGAAGGGGCACAAGGCAGATGTCGGCATCGGATACGACGGGGATGCGGATCGGATCGGCGCGATCGATGAACAGGGTCAAGTCCTCTGGGGCGATCGGCTGATGGTCATCTATTCGCGAGACATTCTTGCGACGAAGCCGGGTAGTACGATCATTTCAGAAGTCAAAGCCTCGCAGAGTCTCTACGATGATATTGCCAAGCACGGTGGCAGGCCGGTCATGTGGAAAACCGGGCATTCCTTGATCAAGTCAAAAATGAAGAGCGAGCGGGCCGTGCTGGCTGGTGAAATGTCAGGACACATGTTCTTTGCCGATCGCTACTTCGGCTATGACGATGCGATTTATGCCTCCTGCAGACTCGTTGAGATCCTTGCGAAGGTCAAACGGCCCCTCTCTACGTTAGTCTCTGATCTCCCACGCACTTCCGTCACTCCGGAGATTCGTGTGGATACGCCCGATGCGGTCAAATTCGATCTAGTGAAACAGGTTCAGCAGCGCTTCGCGGATTATTGGCGAAACCGCCAGGTCCTCGGTCCAACCAAGCTCATGCTAAGGGACGTCGTCACTATCGATGGAGTCCGGGCCGTCTTTGACGAGGGGTGGGGTCTCATCCGTGCCTCAAATACGCAACCAGCGCTGGTCTTACGGTTCGAAGCCACATCTGCCCAGCATCTTGAAGCCATCCGCGCCGTTGTTGAAGGGGAGCTTACGATGGCGAAACGGGCCCTCGGACATTAG
- a CDS encoding DUF3108 domain-containing protein gives MRRVLARFLLLASFFSCSLTFVGTFLAQDASGDGIRSFQVGERLTYEITWLNILAGIAVMEVGDAGMTGDRPLAKLVTTAQSSPMLTKFYPVDNRVESLVDPTTLQSDRLTFRRREGKRKNNFEYTFHHRDGTVTVTKDGVTETLAIPPDTLDIISCLYHVRNALPLKPGSSLAMNVHHDKKNYQLNVRVEEVESIEGSWGKTETARVLVIMPFQGIFLNQGNIKVWFTTDDRKIPLRMKAKVIIGSVVADLVGGIPGLVYPR, from the coding sequence ATGCGACGAGTTCTCGCCCGATTCCTGTTACTGGCATCCTTCTTTTCATGTTCACTCACCTTTGTTGGGACCTTTCTTGCACAGGACGCATCCGGTGATGGAATACGATCATTCCAGGTCGGCGAACGGCTGACCTATGAAATTACATGGCTGAACATTCTGGCGGGCATTGCGGTGATGGAAGTTGGAGATGCAGGAATGACGGGAGATCGTCCGTTGGCCAAACTTGTGACGACCGCTCAGTCGAGCCCCATGCTCACGAAATTCTATCCGGTTGATAATCGGGTGGAGTCCTTGGTCGATCCCACGACGTTGCAGTCCGACCGGCTGACGTTCCGGCGTCGAGAAGGCAAACGAAAGAACAATTTCGAATACACCTTTCATCATCGAGACGGAACCGTGACCGTTACCAAAGATGGAGTGACCGAAACCTTGGCGATCCCTCCTGATACATTGGACATCATCTCCTGTCTCTATCACGTACGGAATGCCTTGCCTCTGAAACCAGGCTCTTCTCTGGCGATGAATGTCCACCATGACAAGAAAAACTATCAATTGAACGTTCGTGTGGAAGAGGTGGAAAGCATTGAAGGTTCCTGGGGGAAAACCGAGACGGCACGAGTACTCGTGATCATGCCCTTCCAAGGGATCTTTCTCAACCAGGGGAACATCAAGGTTTGGTTTACCACCGACGACCGTAAAATCCCCCTCAGAATGAAAGCAAAGGTCATTATCGGATCGGTTGTGGCGGATCTTGTGGGGGGGATTCCAGGACTCGTCTATCCCAGATGA
- the cysE gene encoding serine O-acetyltransferase — MLDAIRQDLQAVFDRDPAATSQFEVILTYAGFHALLAYRVSHWLKVHRVPFIPRAISQLARWLTGIEIHPAAQIGTGFFIDHGMGVVIGETAEIGDYVTLFQGVTLGGTGKERGKRHPTLGNHVVVGAGAKILGGIKIGDNVKIGANSVVLKSVPPNSTVIGVPARIIKTEGERMPDATMDHTNIPDPISDRFTALEQELIELRKKLENRDDNPVR; from the coding sequence ATGTTGGACGCAATACGACAGGATCTTCAGGCAGTCTTCGACCGGGATCCGGCCGCGACCAGCCAGTTTGAGGTGATTCTGACCTATGCGGGTTTTCATGCCTTGCTGGCCTATCGAGTCTCCCACTGGTTGAAAGTTCACCGAGTGCCGTTCATTCCACGAGCCATTTCGCAACTCGCCCGATGGCTGACAGGGATTGAAATCCATCCAGCCGCCCAGATCGGGACGGGGTTCTTCATCGATCACGGCATGGGGGTCGTGATTGGCGAAACGGCAGAAATCGGCGACTATGTGACTCTCTTCCAAGGTGTCACGCTCGGCGGGACCGGAAAGGAACGTGGTAAACGGCATCCCACACTCGGCAATCATGTGGTGGTGGGCGCGGGAGCCAAGATTCTCGGCGGCATCAAGATCGGGGATAACGTCAAGATCGGCGCCAACTCGGTCGTGCTCAAGTCAGTTCCGCCGAATTCCACCGTCATCGGGGTGCCGGCCAGAATCATCAAAACGGAGGGTGAGCGGATGCCCGATGCCACGATGGACCATACCAATATTCCCGACCCCATCAGTGACCGATTCACCGCCCTCGAGCAGGAATTGATCGAACTCCGCAAGAAGCTGGAAAACCGAGACGATAATCCCGTCCGCTAG
- the ispF gene encoding 2-C-methyl-D-erythritol 2,4-cyclodiphosphate synthase: protein MATKMRIGYGYDVHPLGAGRALILGGIEIPHSKGLLGHSDSDVLVHAVCDALLGAMGEGDLGQHFPSSDPKFKNMSSLKFLEDVAAKLKKKGYRIVNIDTVIVAQAPRLSTFLAAMQKRIAEVLGTDPDLINVKVKSGEGLDAVGREEGMMAHAICLIESASSS from the coding sequence ATGGCGACCAAGATGCGGATTGGATATGGTTACGATGTGCATCCACTCGGCGCAGGTCGAGCGCTCATTCTGGGTGGGATCGAAATTCCCCACTCCAAAGGGCTCCTGGGTCATTCTGACTCCGATGTCCTCGTTCATGCCGTGTGCGACGCCCTGTTGGGAGCGATGGGAGAAGGAGATCTTGGCCAGCATTTCCCGAGCTCGGATCCGAAGTTCAAAAACATGTCCAGTCTGAAATTCCTGGAGGATGTGGCGGCTAAACTCAAGAAGAAGGGATATCGCATCGTCAACATCGACACGGTGATTGTGGCGCAGGCGCCTCGATTAAGCACTTTTCTGGCTGCCATGCAAAAGCGCATAGCAGAGGTCCTGGGAACGGACCCCGATCTTATCAACGTCAAAGTGAAGAGCGGAGAAGGGTTGGATGCCGTAGGTCGGGAAGAGGGAATGATGGCCCATGCCATCTGTTTGATTGAGTCGGCATCGTCATCGTAG
- the fbp gene encoding class 1 fructose-bisphosphatase, whose protein sequence is MVPPSLTLDQFLCTHRPAPSADAWSLRHLFASIGLAGKRLAQDLRRAGLLNILGTTGETNVQGEAVKKLDQIANDTFVESFQQSKVVCALGSEEMEKPLLMPEHWPNGPYVVLIDPLDGSSNTDVNMPLGSIFSILTCRRKDQPPSGDDLVRKGTEQIAAGYLCYGPSTMLVLTIGQGVVGFTLEPETGDYLLSHKSIRIPTRGKVYAANEGNYLKWTSGMKQYIDRLKVRDKTAGRPYSGRYSGCMVADIHRLLLNGGVYLYPGEIDKPEGKLRLLYEANPLAMVVEQAGGAASTGTMRIMDVEAKMLHQRVPLIIGSVEDVQEAEACIQGRA, encoded by the coding sequence ATGGTGCCCCCTTCCTTGACCCTTGATCAGTTTCTCTGCACGCATAGACCCGCGCCTTCAGCTGATGCATGGTCGTTGAGACATCTCTTCGCCTCCATAGGGCTGGCGGGGAAACGTTTGGCACAGGACCTCCGGCGAGCCGGTCTTCTGAATATTCTCGGAACCACCGGTGAAACCAATGTACAGGGGGAGGCCGTTAAGAAGCTTGATCAAATCGCGAACGATACCTTTGTTGAGAGCTTTCAGCAGAGCAAGGTTGTCTGTGCGTTGGGATCGGAGGAGATGGAAAAACCCCTCCTCATGCCGGAGCATTGGCCGAACGGACCGTACGTTGTATTGATCGATCCGTTAGACGGCTCCTCGAACACAGATGTCAACATGCCGCTCGGTTCAATCTTCTCCATCCTGACGTGCCGCCGCAAAGACCAGCCTCCCAGCGGAGACGATCTCGTGCGAAAGGGTACGGAACAGATCGCTGCCGGCTACCTGTGCTATGGTCCCAGCACGATGCTGGTATTGACGATCGGGCAGGGTGTCGTGGGGTTTACGCTTGAGCCGGAGACGGGAGACTATCTGTTGTCGCACAAATCGATCAGGATCCCGACGAGAGGGAAGGTCTATGCGGCGAATGAAGGGAATTATCTGAAATGGACGAGTGGGATGAAGCAGTATATCGACCGACTGAAAGTACGGGATAAGACCGCTGGGCGCCCCTACAGTGGGCGCTATTCCGGGTGTATGGTCGCGGATATTCATCGTCTGTTGCTGAACGGAGGGGTCTATCTCTACCCGGGAGAGATCGATAAGCCAGAGGGAAAGCTACGGTTATTGTATGAGGCGAATCCACTGGCGATGGTGGTCGAACAGGCAGGGGGCGCAGCCAGCACCGGCACCATGCGTATCATGGATGTTGAGGCCAAGATGCTCCATCAGCGGGTCCCGTTGATCATCGGAAGTGTCGAGGATGTGCAAGAAGCCGAAGCCTGTATTCAAGGAAGGGCGTAG
- a CDS encoding mannose-1-phosphate guanylyltransferase/mannose-6-phosphate isomerase, with product MNAKTKKTKITDSRSPRAPRLGDHLYPVIMAGGSGTRFWPLSRHLFPKQLLRIIGDETLIQQTVRRVLNTAAADRVLISTNPAQADSIRVQLSEWKDALKDNFVLEPEGRNTAPAIGLVALELMRRNPEAIMLVVPADHVVKGQQAFDRAVAFAVQLAAQGYLATFGVKPTRPETGYGYIRPNRKVDLVKWGGLKGHAVKQFVEKPDTKKAIQYLKSGEYYWNSGMFIWRAATILDEIRRHQPGLARGLDRIRQLIDAGATRAAIDEEYRKLTPISIDTGVMERSSKAAVVPVAFHWSDVGSWGSLDEVAPKNKAGNVIDGRVVDIDSTRSIIYGDRRVVATIGLTDMVVVDTPDATLVCPKSRAQDVKKVVEILKQQGAPEHLEHLTVYRPWGSYTVLEEGPGYKVKRVTVKPGGRLSLQLHHQRSEHWVVISGTARVTRGDEVFDLQVGQSTGIPVETRHRLENPGQETLHIIEVQDGPYLGEDDIVRFKDDYGRNVKRDG from the coding sequence ATGAATGCGAAGACCAAGAAGACGAAGATTACCGATAGCCGCTCGCCTCGTGCCCCTCGCCTCGGGGACCATCTTTACCCCGTGATTATGGCTGGTGGGAGTGGGACGAGATTCTGGCCGCTCAGCCGACACCTGTTTCCAAAACAACTTCTCCGCATTATTGGAGATGAGACGCTCATCCAACAGACGGTGCGTCGGGTGCTCAACACGGCTGCTGCAGATCGGGTGCTGATCTCCACCAATCCAGCGCAAGCCGACTCGATTCGCGTCCAGCTGAGCGAATGGAAAGACGCATTGAAAGACAATTTCGTGCTTGAACCGGAAGGCCGCAACACAGCTCCGGCCATCGGACTTGTTGCTCTGGAACTCATGCGACGAAATCCGGAAGCCATTATGTTGGTGGTTCCGGCTGATCATGTCGTGAAGGGACAGCAGGCATTCGACAGGGCTGTGGCGTTTGCCGTGCAACTGGCAGCTCAGGGCTATCTGGCCACGTTCGGCGTCAAGCCGACTCGACCTGAGACTGGATATGGCTACATCAGACCCAATCGAAAGGTTGATTTAGTAAAGTGGGGGGGGCTAAAGGGACACGCTGTCAAACAGTTCGTGGAAAAGCCCGACACCAAGAAGGCTATCCAGTATCTGAAATCCGGTGAATACTATTGGAATAGCGGCATGTTCATCTGGCGCGCGGCGACTATTCTTGACGAGATTCGCCGGCACCAACCGGGGCTTGCTCGAGGTCTCGATCGTATTCGCCAATTGATCGACGCGGGGGCGACGCGCGCTGCCATCGACGAAGAATATCGAAAACTCACGCCGATTTCGATCGATACCGGCGTCATGGAACGATCATCGAAAGCCGCGGTGGTTCCCGTGGCTTTCCATTGGTCCGATGTCGGGAGTTGGGGCAGTCTCGATGAAGTGGCACCAAAAAACAAGGCGGGTAATGTAATTGATGGGCGCGTGGTCGATATCGATAGTACCAGATCCATCATCTACGGAGACCGTCGTGTCGTGGCGACGATCGGACTGACCGACATGGTTGTCGTCGATACTCCCGATGCGACGTTGGTCTGTCCGAAGTCGCGTGCTCAGGATGTGAAGAAGGTCGTCGAAATTTTGAAGCAGCAAGGAGCTCCCGAGCATCTGGAACACCTCACAGTCTATCGGCCCTGGGGATCCTATACCGTGCTGGAGGAAGGGCCTGGGTACAAGGTCAAACGGGTCACGGTGAAGCCTGGTGGGAGGCTCTCTCTGCAGTTGCATCACCAACGGAGCGAACATTGGGTAGTAATCTCAGGCACGGCGCGCGTCACGCGAGGCGATGAAGTGTTTGACCTGCAGGTGGGGCAGAGCACGGGCATTCCTGTCGAAACTCGCCATCGATTGGAAAACCCCGGTCAGGAAACCCTCCACATCATCGAGGTCCAGGACGGCCCCTATCTGGGCGAGGACGACATCGTCCGGTTCAAAGATGATTACGGCAGGAACGTGAAGCGTGATGGGTGA
- a CDS encoding HAD hydrolase family protein, whose amino-acid sequence MKRSASRSQGVSRIKLERIRLVATDVDGVLTDAGMYYAESGDEWKKFNTRDGMGIKLLQKAGLITAIVTQERTKLVARRAEKLAIPEVHQGAMDKLSVVREMAGRYGVTLEEVAYIGDDINDMETLKSVGFSASPADGLPPVLAVVDYVCRKKGGEGAVREIVDMILEAQGSGQGVRGKGLETK is encoded by the coding sequence ATGAAACGATCAGCATCACGTTCTCAAGGCGTCTCGCGAATCAAGCTTGAACGAATCCGGTTGGTTGCCACGGACGTGGATGGTGTCCTGACCGACGCCGGCATGTACTATGCCGAATCCGGAGATGAGTGGAAGAAATTCAATACACGCGACGGGATGGGGATCAAACTCCTGCAGAAAGCCGGGCTGATCACTGCCATTGTGACCCAAGAGCGAACCAAGTTGGTTGCTCGCCGTGCGGAAAAACTCGCCATACCCGAAGTTCATCAAGGAGCGATGGATAAGTTGTCGGTCGTCCGTGAGATGGCGGGCCGCTATGGGGTCACGCTTGAGGAAGTGGCCTACATCGGCGATGACATCAACGATATGGAAACGCTGAAGTCTGTCGGTTTTTCCGCTTCTCCTGCCGATGGACTCCCCCCGGTCTTGGCCGTCGTCGATTATGTCTGTCGGAAAAAAGGCGGGGAGGGAGCGGTCCGAGAGATAGTTGACATGATTCTGGAAGCTCAGGGATCGGGACAAGGGGTTCGAGGCAAGGGGCTAGAGACCAAATGA
- a CDS encoding DegQ family serine endoprotease, which produces MNEWSQNPVVSRRAWVVPGLLVGIGIVIGVVVASDLGWLPSGTAGPEPKSSVAVRPVATAPQSPITGGSARNFVDIAKLVKPTVVSIAATRSGRGGEGFQGSPFDDPFFRRFFGEEFFKREPPKERKERGQGSGVIVDANGLIITNNHVVNKADEIRVFLSDKREFKAKLIGTDAKTDVAIVKIEASGLPVIPWADSDQLEVGEFVLAVGNPFGLTQTVTMGIVSAVGRASMGIAEYEDFIQTDAAINPGNSGGALVNIRGELVGINTAIFSQSGGNMGIGFAVPSNLARSMMEQLVKTGKVVRGWLGVSIQELTPELATQFGISDTKGVLVSDIMDDSPAKKAGVERADVIVEFDGKPMDSPTHLRNAVAQTPIGKKVSLKVIRDKKPKTLDVIIAEQPKSVAQAGSEDNGDVTAPTGVLSDLEVRELTEELAGRYGLKSTERGVVITRVKPGSTAEEMGVREGDIVLEVNRKPVTSLKSYERLVSGLAKDQAVLLLLKRQGRTMYLTLRP; this is translated from the coding sequence ATGAATGAATGGTCACAGAATCCCGTTGTCTCTCGTCGGGCATGGGTAGTTCCCGGGTTGCTCGTGGGGATCGGCATCGTGATCGGGGTTGTGGTCGCGTCCGATCTCGGCTGGCTTCCTTCGGGGACGGCGGGGCCGGAGCCAAAGTCCAGCGTGGCGGTACGTCCTGTTGCCACAGCGCCGCAATCGCCAATCACGGGTGGAAGCGCACGTAACTTTGTGGACATTGCCAAACTGGTCAAACCTACCGTGGTGAGCATCGCCGCCACACGCAGCGGTCGTGGTGGAGAAGGATTTCAGGGGTCACCCTTCGATGACCCATTTTTTCGTCGATTCTTCGGCGAAGAATTCTTCAAACGCGAGCCGCCGAAAGAGCGAAAGGAGCGGGGACAGGGGTCCGGCGTGATTGTGGACGCCAACGGATTGATCATCACGAACAATCACGTTGTGAATAAGGCCGACGAGATCAGGGTGTTCTTGTCCGACAAACGGGAGTTCAAAGCCAAATTAATCGGGACTGATGCCAAGACGGACGTGGCCATCGTGAAAATCGAGGCGTCGGGACTGCCGGTTATTCCTTGGGCCGATTCCGATCAGCTGGAAGTAGGGGAATTCGTCCTTGCGGTCGGCAATCCGTTCGGCCTTACTCAAACCGTGACCATGGGGATTGTGAGTGCGGTCGGACGGGCCAGTATGGGTATCGCGGAGTATGAGGATTTTATCCAAACGGATGCGGCGATTAATCCAGGAAATTCCGGTGGTGCGTTAGTGAACATACGGGGCGAATTGGTCGGGATCAATACCGCAATCTTCAGCCAGAGCGGCGGCAATATGGGAATCGGATTCGCCGTGCCGAGCAATCTTGCCCGTTCGATGATGGAGCAGCTGGTCAAGACCGGGAAGGTGGTACGTGGTTGGTTGGGGGTGTCGATCCAGGAACTCACGCCGGAGTTGGCGACGCAATTTGGCATCAGCGACACGAAGGGCGTTCTGGTGAGCGATATTATGGACGACAGTCCGGCCAAAAAAGCCGGGGTTGAACGGGCTGATGTCATCGTGGAATTCGACGGCAAACCCATGGATTCACCGACGCATCTCCGCAACGCCGTTGCGCAGACCCCGATCGGCAAGAAAGTGTCGCTCAAGGTCATTCGCGACAAGAAACCGAAGACTCTGGATGTGATAATTGCCGAACAGCCCAAATCAGTCGCGCAAGCCGGCTCGGAGGACAACGGAGACGTCACCGCGCCGACGGGGGTGCTCTCTGATCTCGAGGTTCGCGAGTTAACCGAAGAATTAGCAGGCCGGTATGGGCTGAAATCGACCGAGCGCGGCGTAGTCATCACACGGGTGAAACCAGGCAGTACCGCTGAAGAGATGGGTGTGCGCGAAGGCGACATTGTCCTCGAGGTGAATCGTAAGCCGGTGACGTCGCTCAAAAGTTACGAACGGCTTGTCTCTGGATTGGCCAAAGACCAAGCGGTCCTTTTGCTGTTGAAGCGACAGGGCCGAACGATGTACTTAACACTGCGACCGTAG